CCGGCGTGTCGTGACGCCCGCCCCTCGTCCCCCGCGTGCTCAGGGCTTCGGCTTGGAGCCCGTGAGCTGCGACGGGTGGGTGGGCACCTGGATCTCCCCGGCGATGATCTTCGCCTTGAGCGACTCCAGCGTGCGCAGGGCCTCGTCCTTGCCGGGGAAGTCCAGCCGCACCGGGGCATAGGCGATGCCGCCCTCCTTGAGGCCCAGGGTCTGGGTGCCGCCCCGGAACTGGCCGCGCACCTGATCGCGCACGGCCTCGTACACCACCAGGTCCACGCGCTTGATGACCGCGGACAGCACGGCCTTGGGCGCCAGATGGGAGGGATCCGAGTCCACGCCCATCACGTAGACGACCTTCCCCCCGTCGCGCGCTTCCTTCACCGCCTGGATGGCGCCCAGTCCATCCACCCCCGCCGCCGCGAAGATGACGTCCGAGCCCTTGGTCAGCAGATCCTGCCCCACCTGCTTGCCCAGGGCGAAGTTGGTGAAGCCGCCGGTGTAGTTGACCACCACCGTGGCCTTGGGGTTGGTGGCCGCCACGCCGGCGCGGAAGCCCGCCTCGAAGCGCTTGACCAGCGGTATCTCCATGCCGCCCACGAAGCCCACCTTGTTCGTCTTCGTCGCGAGTCCCGCCAGCGCCCCCACCAGGTAGCAGCCCTCCTCCTCGCGGAAGACGACGGTGCGCACGTTGGGCAGGGTGTACGGCTCGCCCTGGGCCGACAAGAGCGGACTGTCCACGAGCAGGAAGTGCATCTCCGGGTCGCGCTTCGCGGCCGTCTCCACCGCGTTCTCCAACTGGAAGCCCACCGCGAGCGACAGCGGCACGCCCTGGTCCGCGAGCAGTTGCAGGTTGGGCTCGTAGTCCTCCGCCACGCGGCTCTGGATGACGATCGGACTGATGCCGAGCGGCTCCACCGGCGAGTCGCGCCGGGCCAGATCCTCACCCAGCGAGCCCTGGAGCGAGGCCTGCCGCTGCTCGGGGGTGAGATCCTTGTAGCTGCCCCCCTCGTACTTCACGCCCGCGGCCCACTCCTCCAGCCCCCGCAGGGCCGAGTCGTTGAAGGACTGGTCCCCCCGTCCTCCGAGGCTGAGCACGAGGCCCACCCGCGTCGTCTGCGGCGCGGGCTTCACGGTCTCCGGGGTGGTCGCGGCCGCTGGGGCGGACGGGGCGGCGGGGGCCACCGGGGTGGGTTCCTCCTTGGCGCTCTTGCAGGCCAGGAGCAGGGACGACGCGAGGAGCAGGGTCGAGAGGCTCGGGCGCATGGGCCCGTGTCCTAGCATGGAGGCGATGCGTCAGGTGCTGGAGCCGTCCGCGCGCATGCGGTGGAGCCGGTCATAGTGCCGGTAGCCGAGCTGGTCGAGCGCGTCCGGGGATGCCAGGCCGATGTCCACCAGGGTCTTGATGTCGTACGTGCCCGCGAGCACCGGCGGCGCGTAGTTCCGCACGGCCTCGGGGGTGCGGAACTTCTCCAGGGGGAAGAGCACCGTGCTCGTGTGCACGTGCATGAAGTGCGCGGCGGACTGCCGCTGCCAGCCGGGAACGCCGGGCGCGGTGATGACGTGCGGCGTCGCCAGGAACGTGCCGCCGGTGAGGATCTCCAGCTGCTGGCCCACCTGGGCGACGATGCACCCGGCCGGCGCGACGCCCCGCACCAGCCGGCCCTTGGGCTGCTCGGGGGTGGCGCGGGTGCGCAGGTACAGCCCGCTCTGATCATCCGGCCGGGGCGCGGGGCGGGCCTGGGGATCCAGGAACCGGCCACCGGGCAGCAGCGTGAGCAGGTTGAAGTCCGTGTGCTCCTCGCCCCAGAGGATGCCGGTGTTCACCTGCGAGGGCTTGAGCGGCAGGTATTGCAGCGCCCGGGTGACGTGGGGGCCCCGCTCGCAGAACCCGGTGAACGTCGTCTGGGGCAGGCCGAGCGCCACGGCGGCTCCCTTCAGCAGCGACAGCCCCGCCTCATGCAGCGAGCGGCCGAGCGAGAGCAGTCCTTCCTGGAAGTACGGCGGCGCGTCCTCGGGCCAGATGTTGTCGGGGTAGAGGTTGGGGAACTCGAGCACGGAGTTCTCGTCGGGCGGGTAGGGCGCGGCGAAGTAGCACTCCTTGAAGTCGGGCTGACCATTGCCGGCCACGGCGACCTCGGTGTTCGGCGGCGTCCAGCCTCGCTGGTACCAGATGTCGGCGCGGCCGTAGGGACGCTTGGCCTCGGTGGGCCGGGCGATGAACGCGCCGAACGCGTCATAGAGCCGCTCGAGCGCCTGGGCATCGACGCCATGGTTCTTCACGTAGACGAGTCCGAAGACACCGAAGGCCTCCCGGAGCGCCAGCGCGCCGCGCTCGATACGGGATGGGTCCTCCGACGAGAGATCAGCGAGGTCGACAGTGGGAATGTTCATCGGGAGTTCGGCCATGGCGGCTCCTGGTGTACCGCGCCTCGCGTCCTGACGGAATACGAGCCGGGGAGAATGTCCCCGGCCCATCGTCTCACCGCGGAGCGTCAGCGCACGCCGGACGTCGAGCTTCCGGGCTGCGTGGAGGGCAGGGTCGAGAGCCCGGGTTGCTGCACCGGGGTGCTTCCAGGCAGGGTCGTGGTGCTGCCCGACAAGGAGCTGCCCGACAAGGAGCTGCCCGACAGTGGGCTGCCCGACAGTGGGCTGCCCAGCGAGGAACCGCTCGACAAGGAGCTACCCAACGAGGAACCGCTCGACAACGAGCTGCCCGACAGCGACCCACTCGACAGCGAGCTGGAGTTGCTTGGCAGCGTCGTCTGGAAGCTCGAGGAACCTGTCAGGGGCTGCTGGAGTGTGTAGCTGCCCGTCAGGGGCTGCTGGAGGCCATAGGTACCGGTCAGCGGCTGCTGAAGGGCATAGCTGCCGGCCATCGGCTGCTGGAGGCCATAGGTACCGGTCAGTGGCTGCTGAAGGGCATAGCTGCCGGCCATCGGCTGCTGGAACTGGGTGGTGTCTTGTTGCTGTGCATTGGCGATTCCCACCATGCCCAACGAGGTCGTCACCACCGCGACCGCCAGGATGTTCGTTCGCATGTTCTCGCCTTTCATTCGTGAGGCGCGTGGCCGCGGGGGAAACCTCTTTCCCGACCAGGACCAGCCATCGCGGTTCCCAAGGAAAAAGTATTCACGAGCGGACGCTCGCAGAAGCGTCCCTCCCCAGCGTCGCGAGTCGGCGAGCGATGGGACGCGCCTACCTGCCCGAGGGGGACGGCCAGAAGGTCACCGCCCGGGCGCTCTCCGAATTCCAGACGAGCTTGCCTCCCCGGTACAGGTACGGGTGAGCACCGGAGTCGGCGAGCGAGAGCAGGAGAAAGGCCCCCCGTGTCTGGACGCTGGCCAGGTCATTGGGCCGCAGGGGAAAGCCGGGGAGCGCGGACACCTTCTGCTTGTCCACCTTGCGCACGAGCCCCGTCGCCAGTGCTTCCTCCTCCCCGAAGGGGATGCTCCAGACCGCGAGGCGCGAGCCCCCTCGGCGCAACAGGGTCCACTCTCCCTCGGGCTCCTCCGGGGAAAAGGCATACAGCTGATCGAGCACGACGTCGTCCTCGAGTTCCTCGGGTGTGAAGCGAGGATCCAGGGTGTGGTTCGAGCGCTCACCCAGTTTCTGGCGCAGCGCGAGCACCCGCGGCCCCGTGGTGTCGGTGGTGGCCTTCACTTCCCGCCGCTTCCAGGCGCCGTCCCGCCATTGGAAGGCGTGGGTGATCAGGGGCCGCTTTCCCTCGTTCGTCTCGAGCACGACGCGGGTGCCGTCGATCTCCGCCTCGCCCCGCCGCTCCTGCTCGGGGGTGGGCTTCTGCAGGGTGAGCCCCAGCAACTGGCCCTCGGCATCGAAGCCGAACTCGATGAGCTCTCCCGAGCCCGGCAAGGGCAGCTCCGTGGCGGTGGCCGCCTCCACGTCCACGAGGAACAGGCGGTCTCGGAAGGCGGGGGAGGGGAAGCGCTCGGGGAAGGTGGGCCTGCCCGTCACGGGCGCGCTGACGCCGCCGCGCCAGAACCTCGCCGCGCCGTGTTTCCCATCCCGGCTCAGGGCGGTGGCTCCTCCCTGGCAGTCCACCGCGAGCCGGGCGATGACCTGACGGACGGCCGAGAGGGGTTGGAGTCGGACCCACTCACAGCCCTCTCCGGCGGGCTCGAGCAGGGACACCAGGGGCTCGGGCGCACGGGACGTCCGGGGTTCCCGGGCGAGTGCCGGCGCCGCGGACCACAGCAACAGCAGGAGCGAGACGGACAGGGGGCGGTGGAGGGTCGTCACGAGGCGACCCATTGTTCCACACGCCCCCCGTGGGGGCTGAATCAGATGTTCCAGCGGATCATGCCCTGGAGCACGTTCTCGATCTTCCCCTGGATGAGGTAGCGGTTGTAGCCGAGCTGGTATTCGGCTCCCAGGTAGATCTTGCCCGGGGTGAACCGCACGAGCTTGCCGAAGTCCCACAGCAGCTCGGGCTGGGCCAGGAAGAAGCGGTTGCCGCGCGAGCCCGTCATCGTGCCCACGCCCTCTCCCTCGCCGAACAGACCCGTCTGGAAGAAGCCGAGGAAGAGGAAGTCCTGCGTGCCCAGCGAGAAGGACTTCTGCCAGGCGAGGCCCACCTGCAGGTCCACACCCCGGAAGGCCCAGTCATCGCGGATGACCGTGGTGGCCGTCACGAAGTCCATGCCCGGCACGGCCAGGTCCCACTGCAGGCCGTAGTAGTGGAGCATGCCGAACTTGCTCACGTGCTCCATCTCGTACTTGAGCGAGACGTCGCGCAGCGGCCCCCAGTCGAACTTGCGCTCCAGCACCTTCTCGGCGATCGACTTGGGCGACACCGCCACCGTGATGCCACCGAAGAAGCCGCCCTTCTGGTTGGCGCTCTGCTTGAAGACGCTCGCGGGGGTGAAGGGGCCGGTGATGTCGTAGTACAGGAACACCGACCCGTACTCCCACTGCTGGAAGGCCTTGATGGTCAGCGTGGTCCGTGCGCCGCCGCCATTGAAGTCCTCGTTGAAGCAGTCCACGGCGCCGCGGTATCGGCCTCCGAAGGCCATGTTGTCCTTGTCCCCGGTGAAGCACGGTGCGCGCAACAGCTCGAACCAGACTCCAGCGAAGGCGGTGGACGACGTCAGGAAGGAGGCGAGCAGGGCGACAAAACACAACGAGCGACGATTCATGCGGATCCCCTCGGGTGGCGCGCCCTAGTGAAGGCGGGGGACCGGCTTCGTCAAGTTTTCACGAGCGCGATGTGCCAGGCCAGGGGCACCCACGGGCCGTGGGCGCCCCGCTTCACCCTCGCGTCAATCCTTGCACCCTCAAGGACGTGCGAGGCAAAGCGCCTTGGAGGGCACCTCACCCCGAGCCGCGGACTCCCCGGGGTGACGGGAGGAGGACTCGGGGCCCGCCAGGGACTCCACCTGGGCGGCGCGCAGGTGCAGCAGCGGTCCCGGCACCAGTCCGCCGAGCACCACCAGGGCGAACAGGGCGAACACCATCCCCCGCTCCCGGGGCAGCAAGTCCTCCACCGTCTCCAGCAGGGCCGCCTGGCCATGGGCGTGCGGGCCGAGGAATGTGCGCTGGAAGGCGCGCAGGAAGGTGACGCCGTTGATGGCGGTGGTCAGCAGCAGGGGTAGCGCCACCAGCGGGTGGGTGTCCAGGATGCCGTGCAGCAGCAGATCCTCGCCCACGAAGCTCAGCGTGCCCGGGAAGCCGAGGCTGCCAAAGCCCATGAGGAAGAAGAAGGCCGCCAGACGCGGGGCGCGGCGCACGAGTCCTCCCAGCCGCGTCATGTCCGTGGTGCCCGTGCGGGACTCGATGGCGCGCACGACGAGATCCAACCCCGTGAGCGCGATGCCCGCGGCCACGCTCTGGACGAGCGCGCCGGAGATGCTCTGCGTGTTGCCGATGGCCACCCCCGCCAGCATCAGGCCCGACTGGCTCGCCAGGAGGAAGCCCACCACGCGGCGCAGGTCCGTCTGCGCCAGCGCCAGCAGCGAGCCATACAGGGCGGCGCACAGGCCCAGCGTTCCGAGCATCACCCCACCCCGGTTCCACTCCCCGGGCAGCAGCGGCATCACCACGCGCACCAGCAGGTACAGCCCCGCGTGCGCGTTCACCAGCAGCAGGCCCACCCCGAACGGGCCGCGCGCCATGAGCACGGGCAGCCAGGAGTGGAAGGGCACCACCGCCATGCGCACGCACACCGTCAGCATCAACAACGTGAACACGGGCAGGTGCCACGTCGCCGGCAGCCCCCGGGCGATCAGCTCCGTCAGGGCGAAGGGCGCCTGGGCGCCGGAGCGCCAGCCCCCCAGGCCCACCAGGGCCGTGGCCACCACCAGCGGCAGCGTGCTCACGAGCATGTAGACGCCGAAGGTGCGCAGCGTCCGGGCCTCGGGCCGTGCCCGCGCCTCGCGCGCCAGCAGCGCGCCGGTCGGCACCAGGGTGGCGATGAAGAAGACGGTCATCAGCGCCAGGTCCTCGGCGCAGAAGAAGCCCAGGGTCATGCTCTCGGTGAGCAGCAGCGCGCCGAGCGTGCTCCGATCGAGCGACTGGCGCGGACCGGCCGCCACCAGCCCCAGGGTGAGCAGCGCGGTGACCACCAGCGCCAGCACGCTCATGCCGTCCACGCCCAGCCGCAGCTCCACGCCGAGCCCCGGCACGCGGAACCACGACTCATGCAACTGCACGCCGGGGACGCCGCCCTCGAAGAGGACCACCGCGCCCAGCGTCAGCAGCAGGGTGAGCGCCGCCACGCCGAGCGCCGCCTGCCGCTGACGCTCGGGCTGACGGAGCCGGTGCAGCACCGCGGCGCCCAGTGCGGGCAACACCACCAGGAGGGAGAGAAGGGGAAGGGACGAGCGCATCACACGACTCCTGTCGACTGACTCTGACTGCTCGGCGCCTGCTTCGGCTCCGCGGGTGCCTTCTCGGCGGGGGCGGACTTCCAGCCGCTCAGCGCGCCCGTCCAGCTCCGTTCCATCCGGTCCATCCACTGGCCCGCGCGCAGCAGCGGACCCATCGCCCAGCGCTCGTGCATCACCTCCAGCGAGAAGCGCTCCAGCGCCAGCCGGTAGAAGCGCCGCCGCCATCCCTCGGGGAGGACGTGGTGGGCCACCGCCACCGTGGGACGCCGCGCCTCGCGCAGGGCCGCGCGGCGCGCCAGCTCATCGCGCAGCACGGACGGGGCGCGCAGCAACTGCAGACAGCGCAGGCAGGCGTGCGCCACCAGATGCACCAGCGCCAGCCGGTACAGGCCCAGCCCCACCTCGGCGAACATCAACCCCACCTGCGTGAGGACGCCATAGGCCAGCGAGCTCTTCACGTCCGTCTGCACTCGCCACACCAGCGTGGCGTGCACGGCCGTCAGCAGGCCCACCACCACGAGGGCCCCGCTCGCCACGGGAGAGCGCTGCAGCAGCGGCGCCACGCGCAGGAGCAGGTAGACGCCCGCGTGCACCGACAGGGCGCCATAGAAGAGGGCGCTCGAGGGCGTCGGGCCCTCCATGGCGCGCGGCAGCCAGCTGCTGAAGGGCAGCTGGGCCGACTTGCCCATGGCCGCCAGCATCAGGCACAACCCCAGCGCCGTCGCCGGCCCCATCGCCATGGCCACCGCCGGTGCCGGCCAGGCCCGGGCGCCGAGCGCCTCGGCCCACTCGGCCGTGCCCGCGAAGTGGTGCAGCAGCACCGCGCCCATCAACAGGCCCATGTCGCACAGTCGGTAGAGCGTGAAGGCCCTCAAGCCCGAGCGCACCGGCGTCGTGCGCTCGTGGAAGAAGCCGATGAGCAGCGCCGACGTGAGGCCCACCAGCTCCCAGCCCACGAAGAGCAGATCGATGGTGCCGCTGGCCACCAGCACCTGCATGCCCGAGGCGAACAGGGCCAGCAGCAGGAAGAAGCGCGCGAAGCCCGGCTCGCGGTGCAGGTAGTTCACCGAGAAGCGGCCGATGAGCAGGGTGATGGCGCTCGAGAGCACCATCATCGTCGCGGACAGCCGGTCGATGAACAGCGTCACCGGGAAGGTGTACGCGCCGCTGGAGAACCACCGGCCCAGCTCCACCACCCACGCGTCCTGGTGGCGCCACACGAGGCCCGTCGCCGCTACCACCGAGGCGCCCAGCGACAGCCACAAGGCGCCGAGCACCCCGCGCACCACAGCGCGCTCGCCCGGCGCGCGGTGCAACAGCATCACGCCGCCCAGCGTCACGAAGGCCAGCAGGGGCCAGAGCGGGGCGGTGGCGGCGACCCACCCCAGTTCGAGGTTACCGACGGACATGGTCAGACTCTTTCTTCTGGGAAGCGTCGATCAGCGCCGGCGGCAGGAAATCGCGCTGACCGCGATACCACTCCGGCGAGGAGGCCACCACCGGCAGGGGCGCCGGCGGCGGGGTGACGGGTTGGAAGCCCCGGGGCGTGAAGCGCATCTGCGCGCCGGTGACCGGGTCCACGCTCACGAGCTGGACCCATTCATTGCCAATGAGCTCGCGCAGGATGGGCTGGCGCTCGTAGATGCCCGCGAGCACCTCCACGCTGGCCTCCACGACCAGGAGCAGCCGCACCGGCTCGTGGATCTCGATCATCTGCCGGGGCAGGCCCGTGCGCAGGTCGCTCTCCACGCCGTCCATCACCCCGAGCAGGCTGGTGAGGTTGTGGGGCAGCTTGGTGCCGGATCCGTAGCGGTCATTGTCGATGCAGGAGAAGTAGTACTCCAGGTTGATGCCCGCGCCCACGGGGCCCGCCGCGGCGAGGATGCGCTCGGCGATGGCGCCCGAGGCATCCCTCGTGGGGTCATACGAGATGAGGAAGGCGCGCCGGTCCAGGAACAGGCCCCGGGTGAGGGCCCGGCGGCCCACCACGCACGTGGCGTTGGTGACGTGGCCCAGCTCGGGACGCGCCTGGCTCAGGTCCGCCGCGCGCTCCTCCACGTGCCGCAGCGCCGCCTCGGGAGAGAGGCTCAGGGGCGCGGACTCGAAGCGCCGGCAGCGCTCGTGCGCCGACAGGGTGCGCGCGCTGTCCAGCGACTCCTTCAGGGCGGCCAGCTCGCCGCGCAAGGACTCGGGCACCGCCTCGGTGTCGTAGAGCACGATCTCATCGGTGGTGGTGTTGTGTAGGCCGCCGATGAACCACGTCGTGTCGGGGATGTGGATGCCGCGCTCGCGCAAGAGCGCGCGCACCTCGGGCCGGTTGGCCATCTCCGAGAACAGGCGCGCGTTGGGGCCGCCGTGACGGCCACCGCAGGCGCCGCAGTCGTAGGCGGACTGGTGCGGGTTGTTGACGCTGATGGCGCCATGGCCCAGCACCACCACGAGCGGCGCGAAGTCGTCCACCAGCCCCAGGTTCTCCAGCGAGTTGGCCACGCGCGCCGCCTTCTCGGCGACGGTGAAGCCCAGGGGCTTGAGGTGGGCGAGCTGCTCGGCCGCCTCGTCCCTCAGGCTGGTGAGCTGCGTGCGGGGGGCGGGCAGCAGCCGCTGGGCGAGCGCCCGGCGCATCAGGCTCACCCGGCGCGGGGCGAAGACATGCAGGGGCAGCAGCAGCGCGGAGACGAGTCCCAAGAGGGGCGTGAGCAGCCAGCTGAACTCGAGCGCGTGCGAGCCGCCGTGCAGCCAGTGATCGACGCGGGCCCAGAGGGCACGCAGCCGCGAGCGGGACTCGGCCAGGTGGTGGTGATCCGGGTGGGCCCGCTCCTCCACGACGTGCGCCGGGGTGACCACGATGGGGCACAGGGCGGCGAGCCCCGCGTCGTCCAGGCCGCGGTAGTCCATGGCCACGCCGAAGAAGCCGGCGATGCCGAACGTGTCGTGCCGCGGGCTCTGCTCCTCGAAGTGCCGGCGGAAGGACTCCTCGCGGTCATCCATGCAGAAGACGAGCTGGAAGCGCGGATCCTCCACCGTGCGCTCCGGCTCGGGGCGGAGCCGGTTCTGCGCGAGCGCCTGGAGGATGTCCATGCGGTAGTGGTGCTCGTAGGCCTCGTGCCACACGCGGCGGCGCGCCTGCGCGTCGAAGGACTCCAGCCACGCGAGCAGGGCCTGGCGCCGGACGAGCGGGAAGTCCGCCACCTCCAGGGCCGACAGCCCCGCCACCTGCATGAGCTGGAAGAGCCGCCAGCTGCCCTCCTCGAGCGGGCGCTCCAGGGCCGCGGGCCGGTGCGTGGCGGCGTCGCGCGAGCGGGCCATGAGCCCGGAGAGGGGTCCCTGATAGTCCAGCCGGCGCCGGGCCACGGTGCGCAGCGCGTGACGCTCCAGGGTGAGGCGCACGGCGAGGAAGTCGATGAGGTGGGCCGGAGGCGAGCCCGCGGGACGGTCCGCCGGGGTGTGCTCCAGCCGGTGGAACATCCCGGCCCAGCCCGGCAGCGCGAGCAGCACGCGGGTGATGTAGGGCTCCCACTGCGCCTCGGGCACGCCCAGTTCGTCGAGCGCGGCGAGCACCACGTCCCGCGCGGACAGGCCCTGGGCGGCGGCCCGCCTCAAGTCCACCTCGAGGTCCTCCAGCCACTCGGGCAGCACGCCCAGGCCGGTGAGCTTCAACGCGCGCCAGGCGGCGTACAGCCCCGACTCGCGCTCCGGCAGGCTCCAGTGCGACTGGCCCTCGTCGAGGTAGGCCGAGCAGATGCGGATGAGGTGGGGGTTGACCAGCTCGTTGATGTCCTCGCCGGTGGCCAGCCGCAGCAGCTCGCGGTGGCTGCGCACCCCTCCGGGCTCGGCCTTCTCGCGCGAGTCCGGCACGGTGAGCAGGGGCGTGCGGCAGGCGGCCCAGAGCGCCCTCACCGCGAAGCGCTCGGGGTGGCTCTCCAGGTGCTCCTTGAGGGAGGCCAGGGAGCCATCACCCCCGAACGCCGTGGCCAGGGCTTCCTGGACGAGCGCCACCTCGGCGCCCAACCACCCCTCCACGGACAGGGTCGTCGTCGCGCCGAGCAGCCGGGCGCGCACCTGGGCGACATAGGCCTCGGCCCGGGCGGAGGGGATGCCCAGGCGGCGCAGGGCGGTCTCCGGGGCCAGGGCCCGCCGCGGCTCGGCGGCGGTGGTGCGCACGGCGGTGTTCAGCGTGGGTTCGAGCAGGGCCATGGCCAGATCGGTCATCGTCCAGTCCCGGCCCACCCGGTCCAGCCACCCGCGGAGGCCCTCGGTGGAGCGCCGCAGGAGCCGCTCGCGCGCGGCCGCCGACACGTCCGGCCGGAGCGAGGACGTCGCGGACAGCTCGCTCATCCGCCAGCGCAGCGAGGCGGCCGTCTCCACCGCGGGCGGGTGGAGCAGGGCGAGCAGCTCCAGGTCCAGGCGCGACAGTGAGGCCGGCACCATCTCTTCCCGCCGCTCTGCCTGCTCGCGCTCGGCGAGCACCGCCTTGAGATCCACGTCGGTGATGCGCCCGCGCCGGTACAGCTCGCGGTAGCGCGACTCGGGGAGGTAGGTCTCCGTCTCGAACGTGGCGCTCGCGGCGGCCAGCGCTTCGTGGAAGGGCAGGTGCTGGAAGGCGTGCAGCGTGTTGTGGTGCACGAACACGCCGATGGGACCCTGCGCCGGCAACAGGTGGCCCGCGTGCTCCAGCACCTCACTCAGGTGCTGTCCGCGGTCGGTCGAGGGAGAGTGGCTCATGGTCGGAATCCAGACGGGAAGAGTGTCAGGCGCTCAGGAACGGACGGGCAGGGGGGCCTTCGTCGACTTCTTGCGCGCGGCATGAGGATGCGCGGAGAGGCTGCGGTGTTGCTCGAGCCCGCGCACGTGCAGGTGACGGCCCTGGCGGGAGAACTCGCCCTCCAGCTCGTGCAGCCGCTCCATCACCGTGTGGTCCACCAGGCGGGCCTCCGTCAGGTCCACCTCCACGTGGGTCGCGTGGGCATGGCGCGCGAGCTGCTTCTTGAGCTTGAGGAAGTTGGTGAAGACGGCCGCCTGGCGCACGCGCAGCACCACCTGGCCCCCCTCGGTGTGCTCCTCGATCTGCGGCTTGAAGAGGCCGGCGAACGGCGCGCCATTGATGAGGTGCACCACCACCTTGAGGGCGATGCCCGCCGCCACGCCCACCAGCAGATCCGTGGCGAGCGTCACGCCGATGGTGAAGGTGAAGATGACGAACTGCTCGGGCCCGATGCGGAACGTGTTCACGAACTCCTTGGGCGAGGCCAACCGCACGCCCGCGAAGATGAGCATGGCGGCCAGGGCGGCGAGCGGAATCCGGTGGATGAGCATGGGCACGAACGCGACGAAGAGCAGCAGGAACAGGCCGTGGAAGAAGTTGGACTGTCGGCTCCTGGCCCCGTAGCCGATGTTGGCCGAGCTGCGCACCACCTCGGAGATCATCGGCAGTCCACCGAGCATGCCGGCGATGAAGTTACCCACGCCCGTGGCGAGCAGATCCTTGTCGAGATCCGAGCGGCGCTTCTCCGGATCCATCATGTCCATGGCCTTGGCCGTCAGCAGCGACTCGATGCTGCCCACCAGCGCGAACATGACGATGTACTTGATGGATGTCGCGCTGAAGACGGCGGAGAAGTCCGGCAGGGTGATGGCCGACAGGAGGTTGCTCGGCAGGTTCACGAGGAACTTGGGGCCCACCGTGAAGAGGCTGTGCGAGAAGGTGAAGGTGTGCTCGTGGTCCAGGTCGAAATAGAGACCCATGGGCACCGCGAACAGCAGCGCGAGCAGGGGGGCGGGGACGCGCCGCAGCGCCGCCACGCGCCTGGCCACCGCCGCGTGGCCGAAGAGGATGATGAGGCTCATCACGCCGATGAAGGCGATCTCCGGGTTGAGCTTCATCACGCTCCGGGGAATCTCCGCCAGCAGGTGCAGCGGCTCCTTGGCCTCGGGCGCCACGCCCAGCAGGACGTGGATCTGCTTGGAGCAGATGATGATGCCGATGGCCGCGAGCATTCCGTGCACCACGGAGGAGGGGAAGAAGTCCCCCAGGGTCCCGGCGCGCAGGAGCGCGAAGACGATCTGCACCGCCGCGGCCACCACGATGGTGGCCAGCGCCCGGCGGTAGCCCAGCGCTCCGTCGCCTCCGCCCAACTCCGTCACCGCGCCGAGCGCGATGACGATGAGCCCCGCGGCGGGCCCCTTGATGGTGAGCCGCGCGCTGCCCAGCCAGGTGGACACCAACCCGCCCACCACCGCCGTCAGGATGCCCGCCACCGGCGGGAAGCCACTGGCCATCGCGATGCCCAGGCACAGCGGCAGCGCGATGAGGAACACGAGAAAGCCGGAGACGATG
The DNA window shown above is from Cystobacter fuscus DSM 2262 and carries:
- a CDS encoding YbcC family protein, coding for MSHSPSTDRGQHLSEVLEHAGHLLPAQGPIGVFVHHNTLHAFQHLPFHEALAAASATFETETYLPESRYRELYRRGRITDVDLKAVLAEREQAERREEMVPASLSRLDLELLALLHPPAVETAASLRWRMSELSATSSLRPDVSAAARERLLRRSTEGLRGWLDRVGRDWTMTDLAMALLEPTLNTAVRTTAAEPRRALAPETALRRLGIPSARAEAYVAQVRARLLGATTTLSVEGWLGAEVALVQEALATAFGGDGSLASLKEHLESHPERFAVRALWAACRTPLLTVPDSREKAEPGGVRSHRELLRLATGEDINELVNPHLIRICSAYLDEGQSHWSLPERESGLYAAWRALKLTGLGVLPEWLEDLEVDLRRAAAQGLSARDVVLAALDELGVPEAQWEPYITRVLLALPGWAGMFHRLEHTPADRPAGSPPAHLIDFLAVRLTLERHALRTVARRRLDYQGPLSGLMARSRDAATHRPAALERPLEEGSWRLFQLMQVAGLSALEVADFPLVRRQALLAWLESFDAQARRRVWHEAYEHHYRMDILQALAQNRLRPEPERTVEDPRFQLVFCMDDREESFRRHFEEQSPRHDTFGIAGFFGVAMDYRGLDDAGLAALCPIVVTPAHVVEERAHPDHHHLAESRSRLRALWARVDHWLHGGSHALEFSWLLTPLLGLVSALLLPLHVFAPRRVSLMRRALAQRLLPAPRTQLTSLRDEAAEQLAHLKPLGFTVAEKAARVANSLENLGLVDDFAPLVVVLGHGAISVNNPHQSAYDCGACGGRHGGPNARLFSEMANRPEVRALLRERGIHIPDTTWFIGGLHNTTTDEIVLYDTEAVPESLRGELAALKESLDSARTLSAHERCRRFESAPLSLSPEAALRHVEERAADLSQARPELGHVTNATCVVGRRALTRGLFLDRRAFLISYDPTRDASGAIAERILAAAGPVGAGINLEYYFSCIDNDRYGSGTKLPHNLTSLLGVMDGVESDLRTGLPRQMIEIHEPVRLLLVVEASVEVLAGIYERQPILRELIGNEWVQLVSVDPVTGAQMRFTPRGFQPVTPPPAPLPVVASSPEWYRGQRDFLPPALIDASQKKESDHVRR
- a CDS encoding SulP family inorganic anion transporter; protein product: MQSQPSGTPPQAAPESASTWKSDIVSGFLVFLIALPLCLGIAMASGFPPVAGILTAVVGGLVSTWLGSARLTIKGPAAGLIVIALGAVTELGGGDGALGYRRALATIVVAAAVQIVFALLRAGTLGDFFPSSVVHGMLAAIGIIICSKQIHVLLGVAPEAKEPLHLLAEIPRSVMKLNPEIAFIGVMSLIILFGHAAVARRVAALRRVPAPLLALLFAVPMGLYFDLDHEHTFTFSHSLFTVGPKFLVNLPSNLLSAITLPDFSAVFSATSIKYIVMFALVGSIESLLTAKAMDMMDPEKRRSDLDKDLLATGVGNFIAGMLGGLPMISEVVRSSANIGYGARSRQSNFFHGLFLLLFVAFVPMLIHRIPLAALAAMLIFAGVRLASPKEFVNTFRIGPEQFVIFTFTIGVTLATDLLVGVAAGIALKVVVHLINGAPFAGLFKPQIEEHTEGGQVVLRVRQAAVFTNFLKLKKQLARHAHATHVEVDLTEARLVDHTVMERLHELEGEFSRQGRHLHVRGLEQHRSLSAHPHAARKKSTKAPLPVRS